Sequence from the Christiangramia fulva genome:
CCATTCATACGAAGCAATGGCCAAACCGAGTGCAAAACCCGAACCTGACATTCCAATGAATTGTTCTGCCGAAATATTCGCGGCAATAAGTGAAGCACCAATGGCCCACCAGGGCAGAGATTTACTTGCAAGAAAATAATCTTCAGAGGTTTCTCCTTTTCCTCGGGATACCCAAAGTCCAATTCCTATAATTAGCAATGCATAGGCAATGAAAACTATCAGGTCCAGTAATTCAAACTCCATAAAAGATCTGTTTAAGGTTGTTCGTTAGTTAGTTAGTTGTTAGAAATAAATTTGAGCGGAAGTTATGCAACAGATTATTTGCATCATAATATTATCTTAAATTTTTCTAAATATAGAACTATATTCCCAAAAGTTAATAAATCGATAAAAATTTATATCAACTATTTTACACTGAATGAAAAGGTGATCTCATTCTTATATTCCTCCCCCGGCTGCAATAAACTGGACGGAAAATTCCTGAAATTAGGGGCATCGGGATAATTTTGCGCCTCCAGTGCCACCGCCGGATATTTGGAATCTATTCTGCTCAAATAGGTCCATTTTTGCGGTAAAGTTTCGGGCGAATAAATTACCATAACGGGCTGATTGCTCCTCACCCGCAGTTTTATTCCGCTTAAGGGAGAAAATAATTGCGCCTGTACCTCATTCTCCATCACATCAAGGATATAAACATCATCAAGTTCGCGATTTCCCAGCAGCCGACTTTCCCTGTAATCTTTAGGATGATCTTTTAATTTGGTGAGGTTTCCCGTGGGCAAATTTATTTCGTCCAGTTCAAGGATCTTCGAGGCCTTCACTTTCATGAAATGATCACTCACACTTCCTCCACCGTTCAAATTCCAGTAGCTGTGGTTTGTAATATTTACAATGGTAGTTTTATCGGTTTTTGCGAAATAAGAAATTTTGATCTCGTTTTTTTCGGTTAGCGTATAGGTCGCTTCAACTCTTAGGGTTCCCGGATAGCCTTCTTCCAGATTTTGACTTATATAGGAAAGTTTTACAGAAGGATTCTCTCCTTTTTCAACATTTTCAATATTCCATAACCTGTATTGAAAGCCAAAATGACCACCGTGCAAATGGGCACCTTCATATTCTTCATAAAGATCATACTCTTCCTCCCCAATCTTGAACTTTCCGTTTGCTATTCTCCCTGCAAAACGCCCTACAGTCGCACCAAAACATTTATTTTCCTCACGGTATTCGCTGCTTATATAATCTGAAGGTTCCTGTGGACCGACTATAACATCGGTAAGTTTCCCTTTATTATTCTTTATTTTGAAACTGAAAATTGTCGCTCCAAAATTGAGGATCTGCAAACGACTTTTTCTCGAATTCTCGAGTTCGATAATTTTAAGATCTGATGCTTCCACTTTTTTCACGACAGGTCAATTTTTATTCTTTCAATAAGGAGAATTCAATAGCCGAATCTCCATAGATAGTATGCGTTTGCTTCTTAAAATCTTCCTCGTTAGCCTTGAAGATATTGTCTACATAAGTTTGAGGATTAAGATCTATGAGCGGAAACCAGGTGCTCTGGATCTGGATCTGTAGCTTATGTCCTTTTTTAAAGGTATGATTTATTCCCTGTAAAGTTAAATCTACTTCCGTCTTTTTATTAGGAGTAAAAGGTTCCGGATTTGAAAAAGAGTTTCTGAACCTGCCTCGCATGACCTCACTCCTTACCATCATATAATAATTGCTCATGTTCAGGTGTGGCTGTGTTTCCTCATAATTTTCAGCATCTGGCGGGTATACGTCTATGACCTTTACCACCCAGTCGGCAGCTGTTCCGGTGGTAGCCACCTTTAGTTTTGCCTGGATGGGCCCTACCATTTTCATATCTTCCTTCAAAACATCGGTTTCATAAACTACCACATCGGGCCTTCTTGCAGCAAATCGCTGATCCCCGGTCATGTATTCCCTTGGGGTGAAAACAACTTTGATCTCATCGTTATATGAAATCGGTTTCTCGGGATCACTCACAAAAGTTTCGGTATGATTGGTAGCCGTAGTAGTGAATTCCTGGTGCGCTCCCAGGTAAAAAGTAGTGTCTACGGCATTTTTTGGCGGCCATTGTTCATATTCGTTCCACTGGCGAAGGCCGGTGTCATAAATGGAAGCTTCCGGAAGGCCGAGTTTTTCTTTGCCTTTTAAGAAATGATTGAAAAAAACCGTCTCTTTATTTTTCTGAAAATCGGCTGAAATATTATCGCCAAAATACACATTCCCAACCGACTGTCTTTTGGTATTTCTCGCCCAGTCACCATGACTCCAGGGACCATAAACCAGGATATTATAATTGTCACTGTTTTTCTCAATGCTCTTATAAATATTGAAAGGACCGTAAAGGTCTTCCGCATCAAAAAGACCGCCTACGATCATCACTGCCGGCTTGATACCTTTCATATACTGAACGATCCCGCGAGATTGCCAGAATTCATCATAATTTGGATGATTCTTTAGCTGCTGCCAGAATTCATTATCTTCTTTATAATACTGATCAAGGGTGCTTAAAGGCTCATGTTCCAGAAAGAATTGATACTGATCTTTGGTTCCCAATTCTGGAAGATCATACCAGGCGGTATCTACCGGCTTCGTTTTCTGGTATCCAAAAAGGGCGGTGGCTCGCCAGTAACTGAGCAAATAAGCGCCATTATGATGAAAATCGTCAAAAAAGAAATCGCTGATACTCGCCTGCGGAGAAACCGCTTTCAAAGCCGGATGACCGCTTAGCAGGGAATAAGTTGC
This genomic interval carries:
- a CDS encoding aldose epimerase family protein, with translation MKKVEASDLKIIELENSRKSRLQILNFGATIFSFKIKNNKGKLTDVIVGPQEPSDYISSEYREENKCFGATVGRFAGRIANGKFKIGEEEYDLYEEYEGAHLHGGHFGFQYRLWNIENVEKGENPSVKLSYISQNLEEGYPGTLRVEATYTLTEKNEIKISYFAKTDKTTIVNITNHSYWNLNGGGSVSDHFMKVKASKILELDEINLPTGNLTKLKDHPKDYRESRLLGNRELDDVYILDVMENEVQAQLFSPLSGIKLRVRSNQPVMVIYSPETLPQKWTYLSRIDSKYPAVALEAQNYPDAPNFRNFPSSLLQPGEEYKNEITFSFSVK
- a CDS encoding CocE/NonD family hydrolase, which translates into the protein MKFIKYPLLAILIFFVANPVLSQTESEYDVKEHYTKMEVDIPMRDGIKLHTTIYSPKDKTQKYPILMQRTPYSSRPYGEGQFRSKIGPNEILMKQGNIIVYQDVRGRWMSEGQYDNMRPYIPNKKEKQTDEASDTYDTVDWLVKNVPNNNGNVGTWGISYPGFYATYSLLSGHPALKAVSPQASISDFFFDDFHHNGAYLLSYWRATALFGYQKTKPVDTAWYDLPELGTKDQYQFFLEHEPLSTLDQYYKEDNEFWQQLKNHPNYDEFWQSRGIVQYMKGIKPAVMIVGGLFDAEDLYGPFNIYKSIEKNSDNYNILVYGPWSHGDWARNTKRQSVGNVYFGDNISADFQKNKETVFFNHFLKGKEKLGLPEASIYDTGLRQWNEYEQWPPKNAVDTTFYLGAHQEFTTTATNHTETFVSDPEKPISYNDEIKVVFTPREYMTGDQRFAARRPDVVVYETDVLKEDMKMVGPIQAKLKVATTGTAADWVVKVIDVYPPDAENYEETQPHLNMSNYYMMVRSEVMRGRFRNSFSNPEPFTPNKKTEVDLTLQGINHTFKKGHKLQIQIQSTWFPLIDLNPQTYVDNIFKANEEDFKKQTHTIYGDSAIEFSLLKE